In the candidate division TA06 bacterium genome, TTTTGTCCTTAAAGTAATCGGGGTACAAATTATGGGCGCACTCGTCGCACAAACCGTGGCTAAAGTCGGCCTCGCTGTGATCGGCCACATATTCCTCCACCTGCTGCCAGTAGCCCCCGTCGTTGCGGATCTTCTTGCAGGAAGCGCAGATCGGGATCAGCCCCTTCAGCTGCTTAATGTTGGCCAGGGCCGCCTTAAGCTCGGTGATCATGGCCTCCCGCTCGACCTCGGCCTGCTTGCGTTCAGTGATCTCCCTAAAGAACCCCACGATGGCGGGACGGCCCTGGTACTGCACCGGACTGCCGGTCACTTCTATCGGTATCTCCACCCCGTATTTGGAGACCAGGGATATTTCGTAAATGCCCGGTATATCTTCGCTATGCAGTCTGGCTTGGGCCCTCTTCTGAGATTCATCCCGGAATCTTGGGTGGACCAGGTCCAGCCAGGAGATCCTTTTAAGCTCATCCTGGGAATAGCCGGTTATCCTGACCGCTTCCTGGTTGGCCACCAGGCAGGCCACCTGTATGCTGCCCGAATTTTGCAGCATCACAATGGCCTCGCCCGCCCGCCCGGCCGATTCCACCAGGGCCCGGTTCTGGATCTCGGAGGCTCTCAGTTCATCCTCCATCATCTTACGCTCGGTAATGTCCTCTTTCACCGCCAGGTATTTGACTATCTTCCCTCCGGCGTCCTTGATGCCGGAGATGGTGGCCTGTTCCCAGTAAAGGCTGCCGTCTTTGCGCTTGTTATGGAACTGGCCCCGCCATTCGTTTCCTGCTGTTATCGTCTCCCATAATCTCCTATATTCTTCGGACGGAAGTTCGCCAGACTTTAATATCCTGGGATTCTGTCCGATGGCCTCGGCGCGGGCATAGCCGGTGGTCTTTTCAAAAGCGGGGTTGGTGTATTCAATATTGCCTTCCAGGTCTGTGATCACGATCACGCTGGGGCTCTGTTCCACTGCCGTTGATAATTTACGCAGATCGGAAACTAATTTGATTCTTTCTTCCTCGTCGTTCTTCCGGGCAATGGCCTGGGCGATGTTATCCGAGACAAAGTTCAACATGGACAGATCTTCAGCCCCGAACCGGATATCTTCCTGATACGATTGAACCACCAGCACGCCCAGCATCCTGTTGCCGGCTTTCAGCGGAACTCCGGCCCAGTCTATGGACGGCGTGCCCACCATGGACACCTTGCCCTGTTCTATCAACAGATTCAGGACCATCGGCGAAGCCAGCAGAGGCGTTCCGGACCTCAGCACATACTCGGTCAGTCCGTTGGCCAGTTTGCGCGGCTGCGGGGCTGGATCCGCTTCATCCACAAAGTAGGGGAAGCTTAGCATGTCTTCTTTTTCGTGGTAAAGCGCTATGTAGATATTTTTAGCCGATATCAGTTCGGCCACCGTTCTATGTATCTCGCCGAAAAGCGTTTCAATGTTATTGGAGCTTATGGCTGCCTCGGATATGTGATATATTGCGGCCTGCAGTTTTTCTGATTTTTTCCGTTCAGTAATGTCCATCATTACGCCTACAATTCCTTTGGGGTTCCCCATGTCGTCTTTGAATATTGATTTGTTAAATTGCATTTCCCGCAATCCCTGCTTAGCGCTTTTTACCGGATATTCGTACATCTGGATACCGCCATTTTCCAGCAATTCCCTGTCCTTTTTATGATATTGCACAGCTTTATCCGGCGGGGTCAGTTCAAAGACCGTTTTCCCGGCAATTTGATCTTCCGGGACCCCCAATAGTTCTTCAAACGCCTTGTTACAGCCCAAATATTTCCCTTCAGTGTCCTTATAAAATACCGGGGTCAATATTGTATCAACAAGTGTTTTAAAGAATAGTGCCTGTTCTTTGATCACTTTCTCTTGTTTTTTCCGCTCTGTAATGTCCTGAAATAGACCCATTGTTCCAAGGAATTTTCCTGTTGAATCAGTCTGGGGTAGGGCCGATACATATATGATTTTCTTTTCGCCCGTCTCGACTTGTATTTCCAGTTCGTAGTTCCCTCTTTTGCCATCTTTTCTTTGCCGGGTTTGTTCAGCTACTTGTTGAGCACTTTCCGGAGTTAAAAATTCTTTGAGCGACCGGCCCACCAGCATACCTTCTCCTAAACCAAAGATATTATTCGCCGCCGAATTAGCAAAAACAAACTCCTCAGTTCCATTAGTTACCCCTATCCCCTCGCTTTGGTTTTCAACCAGATTCCGGAATTTCTCCTCACTCGCCCGTAACGTTTCCTCCGCGCGTTTTCGCTCGGTCATGTCTCTGAAATACCAGACCCGGCCGTAATACTTTCCATTAGATCCAGCCATAGGCGCCGAGTAACGATCAAAAGTGCGTCCATCATTCAGGATAATTTCATCCTGGCTTTTTTCCTCTTTATGGGCATAAAGATACTGTACCCGCTGGAGAAAAGCCTGGGGATCGGCCTGTTTGCCGGTGACGAACTCTAATAACGGGGCATCATCCTTATTACCGATTATTTCCGGAGGAACATCGAACATTTCGGTAAATCTTCCATTATAAGATACTATTTCATCGTTCTCCCCCACTATCAGGATTCCTTCTATCGAGGCCTCCTGCTGGGTGGATAAAAGTACATTTTTGTATTGCAGTGCCTTGTCTGCAATATCTTTCTGGATGGCCAGGGAGATGGCGCGGCTCAATCCCTCAAGAATTTTGTCCATATCCGGAGATATCGTAAATCCGGCAAACAACGCAAATACCCCAAGCACATCGCCATCCGGAGGTTTCAGCTGATATCCGGCAAATGACACCAATCCCAGACCTTTGGCCCACTCATTGTTATGGACTCTGGGGTCATGGGCCACATCATTAGTGAGAAATTTTTTATCTTCCCCGGAAGCGATACGCCCTATTTTGTAGACGCCAAACGGAACGCGGCGGTGCCCTTTACCGTTAATATGAGTATACCTGCCGGAACTTGCTTTCAAGTGCAGGCATTTGTCACGATACTTGCATATATGCGATTCATCAACGGACTCAGCATGCATACAGTCCCCATTGCACATATCTCCTTTTTCGATTAGCCAGATCCGGCAAAAATCTGCGCCGAATGTTTCAACGATTCCATCTGTAACGATTTTCATTTTCTGTTCAAGCGAGACAGGAGCAAGAACAGCCTCCAATATTCCATTCACGCCCGTTTGCCATAAGCGGATCTTCTCCCGCTCTTCTTCAATCCGTTTATGTTCCGATATATCCACGAAACTTTCCACCAGCACCTTTCTCCCGGCCAGTTCCTCCTCCACCACGGTTTTTAGTATGGGTATCTTTTCCCCTGCCACCGTCAAGAGGCATTTTTCGGAATTGTCAACCGTTTGTCCCAGGTCGGTAATGGGGCAGGAGCCGGCCTGGGCCGGGCAGATGAACTTGTGGCAGGGATGGTCCATGATCTCGTCCTGCGGCGCACCGATCATCTTGGCCGCCATCTGGTTTACATAAGCAATGCTGTGCGTCTCCCGGTCTATCACCACGATGCCGGCCTGGATGGAGTTGAATATCACATCCATCCTTTCCTGGTTTTCCCAGTTCACCCGTTCTATCTTCTTGCGCTCGGTGATATCCTCAAATACGGTGGCAAACTCTCCATGAGCGGGGCTGTAGGCTGTTACATTGTACCATTTCCCAAATGCTTTGGAATATTGTTCAAATTGTATTTTTTCGTCATTAAGGGCCACCCGGCCGTAAGTGCCGATCCAGTCAAAATCATCGTTTTTTAATTCCGGGATAACTTCAGAAACGCGTTTAAATAGCACGTCTTTCCGGTTCAGGCCGGTCATTTTTTCGAAGGCGTTATTGACTTCCAAATATTCATAATCAACCGGGCGGTGGTTTTCGTCCACAATGATCTTGTGCCAGGCGAAACCGTTTAGCATGCTGCTGAACAAACTGCTGTATTTTGCCTCACTTATTTCTTTTTCCAGTTGTAACTTTTTCCTGGCAGTGATATCGCGATTGTTGCCGCGAATACCCAGATGCTCGCCATTTGATCCGGTTACCGGCTGGCAGGCATGGCTTATCCAGCGCACCGAACCGTCGGCATGATTGATCCGGAATTCCACTTCGTGCAAGCCGTGTTCCGATTCGGCTTCTTTGCGGTGCTGGTCATAGAGCGGCATATCCTCAGGGTAAATGATGCTGTCCAGAAAATCCGGGTCTTGGCTGAACTTTTCCGGGGAATACCCGGTAACACGAAGAGCGGAAGGCGAAGTAAATATAAACTTATGGTCCGGGCCGGTCCAAAACTCCCAGTCGTAGGTATTTTCGGCTATTATTTTAAATTTATCCTCGGCAACTTTAAGGGTCTCCTCGGCTTTTTTCCGGCGCTGCGCCATCTTTTGTCCAATGAACCCAAAAGTAATGAACATCAAGGCCACAAAACTGCGGTAATATATCTCCAAAGGCTGGGGTGACAATAAATGCGTTTTTATCGTTCCCTCTTTAAATATATAAACATCCACGATAACGTCGAAGATGCTGAACAAGAAGGCAAAACCCAGGCTGGGCACAACCAAGTGGG is a window encoding:
- a CDS encoding PAS domain S-box protein, producing MKQFIKIIKTHLVVPSLGFAFLFSIFDVIVDVYIFKEGTIKTHLLSPQPLEIYYRSFVALMFITFGFIGQKMAQRRKKAEETLKVAEDKFKIIAENTYDWEFWTGPDHKFIFTSPSALRVTGYSPEKFSQDPDFLDSIIYPEDMPLYDQHRKEAESEHGLHEVEFRINHADGSVRWISHACQPVTGSNGEHLGIRGNNRDITARKKLQLEKEISEAKYSSLFSSMLNGFAWHKIIVDENHRPVDYEYLEVNNAFEKMTGLNRKDVLFKRVSEVIPELKNDDFDWIGTYGRVALNDEKIQFEQYSKAFGKWYNVTAYSPAHGEFATVFEDITERKKIERVNWENQERMDVIFNSIQAGIVVIDRETHSIAYVNQMAAKMIGAPQDEIMDHPCHKFICPAQAGSCPITDLGQTVDNSEKCLLTVAGEKIPILKTVVEEELAGRKVLVESFVDISEHKRIEEEREKIRLWQTGVNGILEAVLAPVSLEQKMKIVTDGIVETFGADFCRIWLIEKGDMCNGDCMHAESVDESHICKYRDKCLHLKASSGRYTHINGKGHRRVPFGVYKIGRIASGEDKKFLTNDVAHDPRVHNNEWAKGLGLVSFAGYQLKPPDGDVLGVFALFAGFTISPDMDKILEGLSRAISLAIQKDIADKALQYKNVLLSTQQEASIEGILIVGENDEIVSYNGRFTEMFDVPPEIIGNKDDAPLLEFVTGKQADPQAFLQRVQYLYAHKEEKSQDEIILNDGRTFDRYSAPMAGSNGKYYGRVWYFRDMTERKRAEETLRASEEKFRNLVENQSEGIGVTNGTEEFVFANSAANNIFGLGEGMLVGRSLKEFLTPESAQQVAEQTRQRKDGKRGNYELEIQVETGEKKIIYVSALPQTDSTGKFLGTMGLFQDITERKKQEKVIKEQALFFKTLVDTILTPVFYKDTEGKYLGCNKAFEELLGVPEDQIAGKTVFELTPPDKAVQYHKKDRELLENGGIQMYEYPVKSAKQGLREMQFNKSIFKDDMGNPKGIVGVMMDITERKKSEKLQAAIYHISEAAISSNNIETLFGEIHRTVAELISAKNIYIALYHEKEDMLSFPYFVDEADPAPQPRKLANGLTEYVLRSGTPLLASPMVLNLLIEQGKVSMVGTPSIDWAGVPLKAGNRMLGVLVVQSYQEDIRFGAEDLSMLNFVSDNIAQAIARKNDEEERIKLVSDLRKLSTAVEQSPSVIVITDLEGNIEYTNPAFEKTTGYARAEAIGQNPRILKSGELPSEEYRRLWETITAGNEWRGQFHNKRKDGSLYWEQATISGIKDAGGKIVKYLAVKEDITERKMMEDELRASEIQNRALVESAGRAGEAIVMLQNSGSIQVACLVANQEAVRITGYSQDELKRISWLDLVHPRFRDESQKRAQARLHSEDIPGIYEISLVSKYGVEIPIEVTGSPVQYQGRPAIVGFFREITERKQAEVEREAMITELKAALANIKQLKGLIPICASCKKIRNDGGYWQQVEEYVADHSEADFSHGLCDECAHNLYPDYFKDKKNKTEGEEVG